The following proteins come from a genomic window of Alicyclobacillus dauci:
- a CDS encoding Dam family site-specific DNA-(adenine-N6)-methyltransferase, whose protein sequence is MKPFLKWAGSKYRVLPHIRKMLPESGRIIEPFCGSCAVSLNVHHSAYVLNDSNADLICLYETLRDEGAQFIAYCRRFFTAETNCPDVYYRLRAEYNQTEDKRYKSALFLYLNRHAYNGLYRTNLRGDHNVPFGRYRKPYFPEREMTAFYERFHTAQFLSLDFETVMRAAQPGDVIYADPPYVPLSNTANFTSYQAGGFNLDEQRRLARVAEEVANRGVPVLVSNHATEFTKQIYRAAEWVTFDVQRNISRDASNRGRAREILALFRGESVQAWQFEASISGTAMF, encoded by the coding sequence ATGAAACCATTTCTCAAGTGGGCTGGAAGCAAGTATCGCGTTTTACCTCATATTCGCAAAATGCTGCCAGAGAGCGGGAGAATCATCGAGCCATTCTGTGGTTCCTGTGCCGTGTCTCTCAATGTCCATCATTCCGCCTACGTTCTCAACGACTCCAATGCAGACCTCATTTGCCTCTATGAAACGCTTCGCGACGAAGGGGCGCAATTTATTGCCTATTGTCGCCGTTTTTTTACGGCAGAAACCAACTGTCCTGACGTCTACTATAGACTTCGCGCAGAATACAACCAGACAGAGGATAAGCGATACAAGTCAGCCCTCTTCCTCTATTTAAATCGTCATGCGTACAATGGTCTCTACCGGACGAATTTGCGGGGGGATCACAACGTACCATTCGGGCGCTACCGTAAGCCATATTTTCCTGAACGTGAGATGACGGCGTTCTATGAGCGATTCCACACCGCGCAGTTTCTCAGTCTGGATTTCGAGACGGTTATGCGTGCCGCACAGCCCGGGGATGTCATTTATGCCGATCCGCCGTACGTACCCCTCAGCAACACTGCAAATTTTACTTCCTACCAAGCCGGAGGCTTCAATTTGGACGAGCAGCGCAGACTGGCGCGGGTGGCCGAGGAAGTGGCCAACAGGGGGGTGCCAGTGCTCGTTTCCAATCACGCTACGGAGTTCACGAAGCAGATTTATCGCGCTGCTGAATGGGTGACATTCGATGTCCAACGCAATATCAGCCGAGATGCGTCAAATCGAGGACGGGCGCGAGAAATTTTGGCCCTCTTCCGTGGGGAGTCCGTCCAGGCGTGGCAATTCGAAGCGTCAATCAGCGGGACCGCGATGTTTTAG
- a CDS encoding nitroreductase family protein, which yields MDVMEAIVGRRQIKQFKPDPIDMDQLKSWLEAASYAPNHRMNQPWQILVIGEETRAKLNHKANFGDAPVVLAFVCEPGKTPVDRDENLVAVAAFIQNFCLAAHAAGAGTRWTSIGSTENGHEVLGLGEGYEAYVLGVGYPHEVPAPKHHTPIEEKMKHLP from the coding sequence ATGGACGTCATGGAAGCGATCGTTGGGAGACGACAGATCAAACAGTTTAAACCAGACCCAATTGATATGGATCAGTTGAAGTCGTGGCTTGAAGCGGCGAGCTATGCGCCAAATCACCGCATGAATCAACCTTGGCAAATTCTCGTGATCGGCGAAGAGACCCGTGCAAAATTGAATCATAAAGCCAATTTTGGGGACGCTCCGGTTGTCCTGGCGTTTGTGTGCGAGCCTGGAAAAACGCCGGTGGACAGGGATGAGAATCTGGTAGCTGTAGCTGCGTTCATTCAGAATTTCTGTCTTGCAGCGCACGCTGCGGGGGCGGGGACGCGTTGGACATCTATCGGCTCCACAGAAAATGGACACGAAGTCCTTGGACTCGGTGAGGGCTACGAGGCATATGTTCTCGGGGTAGGCTATCCACATGAGGTGCCGGCACCGAAGCATCACACGCCGATCGAGGAAAAGATGAAACATCTGCCATAA
- a CDS encoding Gfo/Idh/MocA family protein, translated as MGTRQEIGKQLFAGQLNMDYLEHQDQYLFTAPEAKVRLNVVGIGMMGMEHCKVTMLEGRATIHGFYDADPHSRDHHLKALSSAHPGQKFVVYDTLQSACNDPDVDGLIICTPNWTHVDVVREAVKSRKHILLEKPMATTIADAYEITKLAEGYEGVFQIGLQYRFKAIYAEAIHEALERKAIGDIKTISIQEHRVPFLDKVKQWNKFTKYSGGTLVEKCCHYFDLFNLFAQSKPDHVYATGGTAVNFQDFEYAGERSDILDHACVTVVYQNGIRASFNLCMFAPMFYEEIVLCGNEGRLKAYENTDYLPVHRKETHLEVLSGLHRPSRISTPCYPANIQHSGHHGATYYEHKYFIDNIEGNKTNTASVEEGFWSIVVGVAAEESVKTGNVVQIEELLAESGIRV; from the coding sequence GTGGGTACACGCCAGGAAATTGGAAAGCAATTGTTTGCTGGACAGTTGAACATGGATTATTTGGAGCACCAAGACCAATATTTGTTTACCGCGCCAGAGGCCAAAGTGCGCTTGAATGTTGTTGGCATCGGAATGATGGGTATGGAGCACTGCAAAGTGACCATGTTGGAGGGCAGGGCAACTATTCATGGCTTCTATGATGCTGATCCGCACAGTCGCGATCATCACCTCAAGGCGTTGTCATCAGCGCATCCGGGGCAGAAATTTGTCGTTTATGACACACTGCAATCAGCCTGCAACGATCCAGACGTGGATGGACTCATCATCTGCACGCCCAACTGGACGCATGTCGATGTCGTGCGGGAAGCCGTGAAATCGCGAAAACACATATTACTGGAAAAACCGATGGCCACCACGATAGCGGACGCTTACGAAATAACAAAGTTGGCTGAAGGATACGAGGGTGTGTTCCAGATCGGACTGCAGTACAGGTTCAAGGCTATTTATGCCGAAGCCATCCATGAGGCGTTGGAACGAAAGGCCATTGGCGACATCAAAACCATCAGCATTCAAGAACATCGAGTACCATTTCTGGACAAGGTGAAGCAGTGGAATAAGTTCACCAAGTACTCTGGTGGAACCCTGGTCGAAAAATGCTGCCACTACTTCGATCTCTTCAATCTATTTGCACAATCGAAGCCAGATCACGTGTACGCGACGGGCGGCACGGCAGTAAACTTCCAAGACTTCGAGTATGCGGGAGAAAGATCGGACATTCTCGATCACGCATGCGTGACCGTTGTCTACCAAAACGGAATTCGCGCCAGCTTCAACCTATGTATGTTTGCCCCCATGTTTTACGAAGAAATTGTGTTATGCGGGAATGAGGGTCGATTAAAAGCATACGAGAATACGGATTATCTTCCCGTGCACCGAAAAGAGACCCATCTGGAAGTCCTCTCGGGTCTTCACCGACCGTCAAGGATTTCGACGCCGTGTTATCCCGCAAATATTCAACACAGTGGGCACCACGGGGCGACATATTATGAACACAAGTATTTCATCGACAATATTGAGGGCAACAAGACGAATACGGCCAGTGTTGAAGAAGGGTTCTGGTCTATTGTGGTGGGCGTCGCTGCCGAGGAATCGGTGAAAACGGGCAATGTTGTACAGATTGAGGAGCTGCTAGCCGAAAGTGGGATACGTGTTTAA
- a CDS encoding proline iminopeptidase-family hydrolase — MSKEGFVEVEGGRIWYQINGGTDAPPLVVLHGGPGSAHNAMEGLQVMQDERPVIFYDQLGCGNSDRPTDASLWRIDRFVRELHELRRALHLEQVHLLGHSWGTMLLADYLLTKPEGVVSAIFSSPCLSAHMWMEDANRLKLELPDDVQRVLAECEANGTTDSPAYRKAEREYMKRFVCRVEIPEEERKKRAEQFGELVYNTMWGPSEFCATGNLKDFDRTDQLHEISVPSLFCCGAHDEATPESTKYYHACMPDSQFHVFDNCSHSPLREDKDEYIRVVRDFINNVEQAAAK, encoded by the coding sequence ATGTCCAAGGAAGGTTTCGTCGAAGTCGAAGGCGGACGTATATGGTATCAAATCAACGGTGGAACAGACGCTCCCCCACTCGTTGTACTTCACGGTGGCCCCGGAAGTGCACACAACGCGATGGAAGGGCTTCAAGTGATGCAAGATGAACGCCCGGTCATTTTCTATGATCAGTTAGGTTGCGGCAATTCGGATCGGCCGACGGATGCGTCGTTGTGGCGGATCGATCGGTTCGTTCGCGAACTCCACGAATTACGCCGAGCCCTCCACTTGGAACAGGTCCATCTCCTCGGTCACTCATGGGGCACGATGTTGTTGGCCGATTACCTGTTGACAAAGCCCGAAGGAGTCGTCAGCGCCATTTTTTCTAGCCCGTGCCTCAGTGCACACATGTGGATGGAAGATGCAAATCGGCTCAAGCTTGAACTTCCTGACGATGTTCAGCGTGTGCTCGCCGAGTGCGAAGCAAACGGCACCACCGACTCGCCAGCATACAGAAAGGCTGAGCGGGAATACATGAAGCGGTTTGTCTGCCGAGTGGAGATACCTGAAGAAGAGCGAAAAAAACGGGCCGAACAGTTCGGCGAATTGGTATACAACACGATGTGGGGCCCTTCAGAGTTTTGCGCAACAGGCAATTTGAAGGATTTTGACCGAACGGATCAGTTGCATGAGATTTCTGTACCGAGTTTGTTCTGCTGCGGTGCACATGACGAGGCCACGCCTGAATCAACCAAGTACTATCACGCATGTATGCCGGACTCTCAGTTCCATGTATTCGACAACTGTTCGCACTCGCCGCTGCGCGAGGACAAGGACGAATATATCCGTGTTGTACGGGATTTTATCAATAACGTAGAACAAGCTGCCGCCAAGTAA
- a CDS encoding C40 family peptidase, whose amino-acid sequence MKYSTKVLSIGVSLLAGLAWNMPFAQAKSLSSEHQQLTQLQNERAQVQKNISADQAKANTVKATIAAYSNSLKALTSQINSSNAQLSSLQSAEKSLNDQLNRDQEQLKQQQNDLMQIIQAEYEDGNVSYLNVLFHATSFSDLLSRMYDISLVANQQNQVVNSVKKLKDAVVAKQAQVKSSEQKVSATKAQLVTLQQTQQNIKAQQQRDLVKIQSDIQSGKTKQGMLESQIQLTQSQIQAIEAQTQAAEQQASNPSYVRQQQASLVSADTSSLIKYAESFMGTPYVWGGTSPSGFDCSGFTQYVLGHFGVSINRTSEAQFASGMPVDRGNLQTGDLVFFSTYAPGATHVGIYIGNGLMVDSEDMGVSIDGVFNSYWGPKYIGARRYIK is encoded by the coding sequence ATGAAGTATTCGACGAAAGTCCTTTCTATAGGTGTATCTCTTCTTGCTGGATTAGCATGGAACATGCCATTCGCACAAGCCAAGTCGTTGTCTTCGGAGCATCAGCAGCTGACACAACTACAGAATGAGCGAGCGCAAGTCCAGAAAAACATTAGCGCGGATCAAGCGAAAGCGAACACGGTAAAGGCGACAATAGCCGCGTACTCAAACTCCCTCAAGGCACTTACCTCTCAAATTAACTCGAGCAATGCACAACTGAGTAGCTTGCAGTCAGCCGAGAAATCTCTCAATGATCAACTGAATCGTGATCAAGAGCAGTTGAAACAACAACAAAACGACTTGATGCAGATCATTCAAGCAGAGTATGAAGACGGAAATGTTTCCTATCTAAATGTCCTGTTTCACGCGACGAGCTTTTCAGATCTGCTTTCCAGAATGTACGACATCTCCCTCGTTGCCAATCAACAGAACCAAGTTGTAAACTCCGTCAAAAAACTGAAGGACGCGGTTGTTGCCAAACAGGCACAAGTAAAATCCTCTGAACAGAAAGTCTCCGCCACGAAGGCTCAATTAGTGACACTTCAGCAGACTCAACAGAACATCAAGGCACAACAACAAAGAGATTTAGTGAAAATCCAATCGGATATTCAATCCGGCAAAACAAAGCAGGGCATGCTTGAGAGTCAAATTCAGTTGACGCAATCACAGATTCAGGCCATTGAAGCCCAAACACAAGCCGCTGAGCAACAGGCTAGCAACCCAAGCTATGTTCGGCAACAACAAGCAAGTTTGGTTTCCGCCGATACATCGTCGCTCATTAAATATGCCGAGTCGTTTATGGGTACGCCTTACGTATGGGGTGGAACGTCTCCATCGGGGTTTGATTGCTCCGGATTCACACAGTACGTGCTAGGCCATTTTGGCGTCAGCATCAACCGGACCTCAGAAGCGCAATTTGCATCCGGTATGCCTGTGGACCGTGGAAATCTCCAAACTGGCGATCTCGTCTTTTTCAGTACATACGCACCAGGCGCAACCCACGTAGGAATCTACATTGGAAACGGACTCATGGTCGATTCCGAAGACATGGGCGTCTCCATAGACGGCGTCTTCAACTCCTACTGGGGACCAAAATACATCGGTGCCAGAAGGTACATTAAGTAA